The Pseudomonas saponiphila DNA window CTGAAGATCGAGGACGAGGCCGAGCGCGAGCGCCTGAAACAGGTGGTCAGCGACTGCGTGGCCCAGGAGGGCATCAAGGAAGCGGGCGGCTTCATTCTGCGCACCGCCGCCGAGGGGGCCGGTGCCGACGAGATCCTCATGGACATCCGCTACCTGCGCCGGTTGTGGGATCAGATCGGTGCGCAGATCAAGACCATCGGCGCGCCCAATGTGATCTATGAAGACCTGGGCCTGGCCTTGCGTACCCTGCGCGACCTGGTGAACCCGAAGATCGAGAAGATCCGCATCGACTCCCGGGAAACCTTCCAGAAGACCACGCAATTCGTGGCCGAACTGATGCCGGAAATTGCCGACCGCCTGGAACACTATCCCGGCGAGCGGCCGATTTTCGACCTGTACGGAGTCGAGGACGAAGTGCAAAGGGCGCTCGAACGCAAGGTGCCGCTCAAGTCCGGTGGCTATCTGGTGGTGGACCCGGCAGAAGCCATGACCACCATCGACGTCAACACTGGCGCCTTTGTCGGCCATCGCAATCTTGAGGAAACCATCTTCAAGACCAACCTCGAGGCCGCCACCGCCATTGCCCGGCAACTGCGCCTGCGCAACCTGGGCGGGATCATCATCATCGACTTCATCGACATGGAAGACGAAGAGCACCAGCGCCAGGTACTGCGCACCCTGGAAAAACAGCTGGAGCGCGATCACGCCAAGACCAACATCATCGGCATCACCGAGCTGGGGCTGGTGCAGATGACCCGCAAGCGTACCCGGGAAAGTCTGGAGCAAGTACTCTGCGAGCCCTGCAGCAGTTGTCAGGGGCGGGGCAAGCTGAAGACCCCGGAAACCATCTGTTACGAAATATTCCGCGAAATTCTCCGCGAGGCCCGGGCTTATCAGGCAGAAGGATACCGAGTGCTGGCCAATCAGAAAGTGGTGGATCGTCTGCTGGACGAAGAGTCGGGCAACGTTGCGGAGTTGGAAGGTTTTATCGGCCGGACCATCAGGTTCCAGGTCGAAACCATGTATTCCCAGGAACAATACGACGTGGTGCTGCTCTGATTCCCCGTGTCTTACCTCAGTGGAAACGGCTGGCTTCAGCTTTTTGGATGACTTTTGCCGTGGGAGCCAACTGAAATGGAGCGGCTGATCCGTCTGTTCGCCACGCTGACTCGCTGGGGCCTGGGCCTCTGCGCGTTGCTGTTGGTGGTGATTGCCCTGTACGTCAGTCTGGGTCGGGAGCTGACGCCGTTGGTGGCCGAATACCAGGCCGAGGTCGAAGCCAAGGTGCAAAAGGCCGTGGGCTTGCCGGTGCAGATCGGCAGCCTGGAGGGGCGTTGGAGCGGCTTGTCACCGATCCTGCTGGCCCACGATGTGACGGTGGGCGACGGGGCCAATGCCCTGCGCCTGGACCAGGTCAGCGTGGCCCCTGACATGCTCGGCAGTCTGTTGGCCCGGGACCTGCGCATCGGGCGCCTGGAACTCAGTGGCCTGAGCCTGAGCCTCAAGGAAGGCGTGGACGGCCAGTGGCAATTGCAAGGCCTGCCGATGCAGCAGGACCAGCCCATGGATCCGGAGCAACTGCTGACCCGCTTGCAGCAAGTCGCCGAACTCTCCTTGCTGGACAGCCAGGTCACCTTGCTGCCGCAGGATCATGCGCCGCTGGCCCTGACCTATGTCGGCCTCAACCTGCGCACCGGCCCCAGTCGCCAGCGTCTTGACCTGCGCCTGACCCTGCCGGATGGGCAGCCCCTGGCCGTCAACCTGCGCACGCGGATTCAGGCGCAGGCATGGCGCGACGCCCAGGCCGAGCTGTACCTGAGCCTGCCGCAAAGCGACTGGTCGCGCTGGCTGCCGGCGCGTGTCACTCAGCAATGGAAACTCTCCGAACTCAAGGCCGGCGGCGAGCTGTGGCTGAACTGGGCCAAGGGTGGCGTGCAGAGCGCCGCGCTGCGCCTGAACGCGCCCCAGCTCACTGGCGCCTATGCCGAGCGGACGCCGGTCACCCTGAAGAACCTGGCGTTGAACGCCTTCTTTCAGCGCAGCGATCAGGGCCTGCAGGTGCAACTCGACTCCCTGGCGCTGAGCCTTGGCGAGACTCGTTGGGAATCGCGCCTGCAACTGCAGCAAACCCAGGCCGGCGACAACCGCGAAGAACTCTGGCATCTGCAGGCCGATCGCCTGGACCTGACGCCGCTCACGCCGATCCTCAATGCCCTGGCCCCTCTGCCGGAAGGCCTGGCCACCACCATCGAGCGCTTGAAGGTCAGCGGCGGGCTGCGCAACGTGCTGCTCGACTATCGTCCGCAGAACACCGGCGACCAGCGCCTGAGCTTTGCCGCCAACCTGGATCGGGTCGGCTTCGACGCCTATCACGGCGCTCCGGCGGCCCGCAATGTCAGCGGCAGCATCAGCGGCGACCTGGGGCAGGGCGAGCTGCGCATGGACAGCAAGGATTTCTCCTTGCACCTGTATCCGATCTTCGCCAAGCCCTGGCAGTACATCCAGGCCAACGCGACCTTGACCTGGAAACTGGACCAGCAAGGTTTCACCCTGATCGCTCCGTACCTCAAGGTGCTGGGGGAAGAGGGCAAGATTGCCGGCGATTTCCTGATCCGGCTGCACTTCGACCACAGCCAGGAAGACTACATGGACCTGCGGGTCGGCCTGGTGGAGGGCGATGGCCGCTACACCGCCAAGTACCTGCCCCAGGTGCTCAGCCCAGCGCTGGATGAATGGCTGCGCACGGCGATTCTCAAGGGCGCGGTGGATGAGGGCTTCTTCCAGTACCAGGGCTCGCTGAACCATGACGCCATCGAAGCGGCCCGTAGCATCAGCCTGTTCTTCAAGGTGCATGACGCCGAATTGGCCTTCCAGCCAGGCTGGCCGCACCTGAGCAAGATCAGTGGCGATGTGTTCGTCGAAGACAGTGGCGTGCGCATCGTCGCCAGCAAGGGCCAGCTGTTGGATACCAAGGTGCGGGATGTCTTCGTCAACATTCCTCATGTGGCCAGCGGGCACAGCAGCCACATGCTGATCGACGGCAGTTTTGCCGGCGGCCTGGGCGACGGAGTGAAGATCCTGCAGGAGGCGCCGATCGGCACCGCCTCGACCTTTGCCGGCTGGCAGGGCGAGGGCGATCTGCAGGGCAAGCTGAATCTGGACATCCCGCTGGTCAAGGGCGAAGAGCCGAAGATCGTGGTGGATTTCAAGACCGACAAGGCGCGCCTCAAGCTCAGTGAGCCGTCGCTGGAGTTGAGTCAGCTCAAGGGCGACTTCCGCTTTGACAGCAGCAAGGGGCTCAGTGGCGAGGGCATCAGTGCCCAGGCCTTCGACCGGCCGGTGACCGCGCAGATTTTCGCCGATGGCAAGCCTGGCAAGCCCAATACGCGGGTGGTGGCCAAGGGGCAGGTGGCAATCAAGAAACTCACCGATTGGCTGCAGGTCAGCCAGCCGTTGCCGGTATCTGGCGAGCTGCCCTATCAGTTGCAACTGAACCTCGATGGCGCCGACAGCCAGTTGATGGTCAGTTCCAGTCTCAAGGGGGTGGCGGTGGACCTGCCGGCACCGTTCGGCATGAGCGCCAGTACTGGCCGCAACAGTGTGTTCCGCATGACCCTGCAAGGGGCCGAGCGTCGCTACTGGTTCGATTACGGCGAGCTGGCCGACTTCACCTTCGCCGCCCCCAGCGGCAAGTTCGGCGAGGGCCGTGGCGAACTGTTTCTCGGTGACGGCGCGGCCTTGCTGCCCACCAGCAAAGGGCTGCGGGTGCGGGGGATCTTGTCCGAGCTGGATGTCGAGCCCTGGAAGAACCTGGTGGACCGCTATGCGGGGAAGGACCCGGGGGGCAGCGCCAAGCAGTTGCTCAGCAGTGCTGACTTCAAGGTCGGAACCCTCAGCGCCTTTGGCACTCGCCTGGATCAGGTCAACCTGCAGCTGACCCGGCAGCCCGCCGCCTGGACGTTGCAGATTGACAGCCAGCAGGCCAAGGGCAATGTCGGCATCCCCGATGCCAAGGCGGCGCCGATGGCGATCAATATGCAGTACGTGCGTTTGCCGGCCGCGGACCCTACGGCGCAAGCCGACGAGAATGCACCCGATCCGCTGGCTTCGGTGGACCCCAAGAATGTGCCGCCGCTGGATATCGCCATCGAGCAGCTGTTCCAGGGCCCGGACCTGATCGGCCGCTGGGCGCTCAAGGTGCGTCCTACCGCCAAGGGCATGAGCTTCAACAGCCTGGACCTGGGGCTCAAGGGCATGCAGCTGCAAGGCGAAGGTGGTTGGGAAGGCCAGGCCGGTGCCAGCAATAGCTGGTACCGCGGGCGCATTGGTGGCAAGAACCTGGCCGACGTGCTCAAGGGCTGGGGCTTTGCACCCACGGTGACCAGCGAAGACTTTCATCTGGATGTTGACGGGCGCTGGCCCGGCTCGCCGGCCTGGGTCGGCCTCAAGCGCTACTCCGGCAGCCTGGACGCAACATTGCGCAAGGGCCAGTTCGTTGAAGTCGAGGGCGGCGCCCAGGCGCTACGGGTATTCGGCCTGCTGAACTTCAACTCCATCGGCCGGCGCCTGCGCCTGGACTTCTCCGATCTGTTCGGCAAGGGGTTGAGCTACGACCGGGTGCGTGGCGTGCTGGTGGCAAGTAACGGTGTCTATGTCACCCGCGAACCCATCACGCTGACCGGGCCGTCGAGCAATCTGGAGCTCAATGGCACCCTGGACATGGTGGCCGATCAGGTGGACGCCAAGTTGCTGGTGACCTTGCCGGTGACCAACAACCTGCCGATCGCCGCACTGATTGTCGGCGCGCCGGCGGTGGGTGGGGCGCTGTTCCTCATCGACAAGCTGATCGGTGACCGCGTGGCGCGCTTCGCCAGCGTCAAGTACAACGTCAAGGGGCCGTGGAAAGAGCCGAAAATCACCTTCGACAAGCCGTTTTGAGAATCCTCGATGCGTGCCCATGGAGTAGCATGGCGGCCTACCCAACACGGAGTGCGCCATGTCTCTTGCGGTGATTCAAATGGTCAGCCAGAGCGATGTTCTGGCCAATCTGCAGCAGGCCCGCAGCCTGCTCGAACGCGCCGCCGAAGGTGGCGCCAGGCTGGCGGTGCTGCCGGAAAACTTCGCCGCCATGGGCCGCCGCGACATGGCCGCCATCGGTCGCGCCGAAGCCCTGGGCGAGGGACCGATCCTGCCGTGGTTGAAACAGACCGCCCGCGACCTCAGGTTATGGATTGTCGCCGGCACCCTGCCGCTGCCACCCGAGCATCAGCCCGATGCCAAGTCCAACGCCTGTTCGTTGCTGGTGGATGACCAGGGACAGTGGGTGGCGCGCTACGACAAGTTGCACCTGTTCGACGTCGACGTGGCCGACAATCGCGGCCGCTATCGCGAATCCGATGACTATGCTCATGGAAACCGCGTGGTGGTGGCGGATACGCCAGTAGGACGGGTAGGGCTGACGGTTTGCTATGACCTGCGCTTTCCCGAGCTGTACAGCGAGCTGCGCGCTGCCGGTGCCGAGTTGATTACCGCGCCTTCGGCGTTTACCGCGGTCACCGGTGCAGCCCACTGGGAGGTGCTGATCCGGGCCCGGGCCATCGAGACCCAGTGCTATGTACTGGCGGCAGCCCAGGGCGGCGTGCACCCGGGCCCGCGGGAAACCTACGGCCACGCGGCGATCGTCGACCCCTGGGGGCGAGTGCTGGCGCAGCAGGATCAAGGTGAGGCTGTGCTGTTGGCCGAGCGCGACAGCAGTGAACAGGCGTCCATCCGGGCGCGGATGCCGGTGTTCAGTCACCGGCGCATTTTCTCGCAAGGCGTTCAACGGCTTGCATAAGTACGACGAATTTAAGGCCAAAGCATATGAGCGGGTTGTTGTCCTCAGTCAGTGAACATCTTCTAGCCCCTGGCGGCGTGACCATCGAAAGCCTGCAGGGCGTGCTGGGGGATCTGGCCGGCCCGGGCATCGACGCCGCCGACCTGTATTTCCAGGGGCAGATTTCCGAGTCCTGGTCCCTGGAAGACGGGATCGTCAAGGAAGGCAGTTTCAACCTTGATCAGGGGGTTGGGGTGCGCGCGCAGTCCGGTGAGAAGACCGGCTTTGCCTACAGCAACGCCATCACCCTGGAAGCCCTGGGCCTCGCCGCCCGAGCGGCGCGTTCGATTTCCCGGGCCGGGCAGAACGGCACGGTGCAGGCGTTCTCGACCCAGGACGTGGCTCAGCTGTACGCGCCGGACAATCCGCTGGAGGTCATCAGCCGCGCCGAGAAGGTTGAGCTGCTCAAGCGTGTTGACGCCGCGACCCGGGCCCTGGATCCGCGTATCCAGCAGGTTAGCGTGAGCATGGCCGGGGTCTGGGAGCGAATCCTGGTGGCTTCCACCGACGGCGGCCTGGCGGCGGATGTACGGCCGTTGGTGCGCTTCAACGTCAGTGTCATCGTCGAGCAGAACGGTCGCCGCGAGCGCGGTGGCCACGGTGGTGGCGGGCGGACCGATTACCGCTATTTCCTCAGCGAGGACCGGGCCATGGGCTATGCCCGTGAAGCGTTGCGCCAGGCCCTGGTCAATCTGGAAGCGATTCCGGCACCGGCCGGCACCTTGCCGGTGGTGCTGGGCTCCGGCTGGTCCGGAGTGCTGCTGCACGAAGCCGTGGGCCATGGCCTGGAGGGCGACTTCAACCGCAAGGGCAGTTCGGCGTACAGCGGGCGCATGGGCGAAATGGTGGCCTCCAGGCTTTGCACCATCGTCGACGACGGCACCCTGGCCGGGCGCCGTGGTTCCCTGAGCGTGGACGACGAAGGCACCCCGACCGAATGCACCACGCTGATCGAGAACGGCGTGCTCAAGGGCTACATGCAGGACAAGCTCAACGCCCGCCTGATGGGCGTGGCCCGTACCGGCAACGGGCGGCGCGAATCCTATGCCCACCTGCCCATGCCGCGCATGACCAACACCTACATGCTGGGGGGCGAAAGCGACCCGGCGGAAATCATTGCTTCGGTGAAGAAGGGCATCTACTGCGCCAACCTCGGCGGCGGCCAGGTGGACATCACCAGCGGCAAGTTCGTGTTCTCCACCAGCGAGGCCTACCTGATCGAAGATGGCAAGATCACCGCACCGGTCAAGGGCGCGACCCTGATCGGCAACGGACCCGAGGCCATGAGCCGGGTGTCGATGGTGGGCAATGACTTGTCCCTGGACAGCGGCGTCGGTACCTGTGGCAAGGATGGGCAATCGGTGCCGGTGGGCGTCGGCCAGCCAACCCTGAAGATCGATGCGATCACCGTGGGTGGCACTGGGGCATAGGGAAGGAGGGCGTCGGGTGAGCTGCCGGGCAGCTCACCCGTGGAAGGCTCAGCGCAGGCCGCGTTGAGTCTCGTCCAGTTCGCGGATGTACTTGAAGATTTTACGGCTGGAGGCCGGCGCCTTGTTATGGGCCACCTCATGCTGGGCCTGACGGATCAGGGAACGCAGCTGTTGGCGATCGGCATCCGGGTACTCGTTGACGAACTTTTCCAGGACGTCATCGCCGCCACCGATCAGGCGATCACGCCAACGTTCCAGGTTATGGAAGCGTTCGTTGTACTGCCGGGTGGAGGCATCGAGTTGGTCAAGCAGTTGCAGAATCGCGTCGGTGTCCTGGTCCCGCATCAGCTTGCCGATGAATTGCAGGTGGCGTTTGCGGGCGATATGGGCGACGTGCTTGGGCGCATCCGCCAGAGCCCGGCGCAAGGCGTCGGTCAGAGGCAGTTTGTTCAGCAGGTCGGGCTTGAGGGTGGTAAGGCGCTCGCCGAGATCAACCAGAGCATGCAGCTCGCGTTTGACCTGGGATTTGCTTTTCTCCCCATCGAGGGAGTCGTCGTAAGAATCAACCATGGTGGCAGTCCGCAAAGAAACGCCGCCATGATAACCAGTCGAGGGCCGCTTGTCCGGCTCGGTCGCTCGCCGGCCTTAATCGAAAGCAGAATTTGAGTGGAGAACAGCATGAGTGCAGCACAAAGCGTCGGCCCACAGGCTTTGCCGGCCCTGCAGGAGCAAGTCGAGCAGATTGTTGCCGAGGCCAAGCGCCAGGGGGCCAGTGCCTGCGAAGTGGCGGTGTCCCTGGAGCAGGGGCTGTCGACGTCGGTGCGCCAGCGGGAAGTGGAAACCGTGGAGTTCAACCGCGACCAGGGCTTTGGCATCACCCTTTATGTGGGGCAGCGCAAAGGCTCGGCCAGCACGTCCGCCAGCGGTCCGGAGGCCATTCGTGAAACCGTGGCCGCGGCTCTGGCGATTGCCAAGCACACTTCGGAAGATGAAGCTTCGGGCCTGGCCGATGCGTCCCTGATGGCCAAGGATCTGCCGGACTTCGATCTGTTCCATGCCTGGGACATCACCCCCGAGCAAGCCATCGAGCAGGCCCTGGCCTGCGAGGCGGCAGCCTTTGCCGCCGACAGCCGGATCAAGAATGCCGATGGCACCACCTTGAGCACCCACCAGGGGTGCCGGGTGTATGGCAACAGCCATGGTTTCATCGGCGGTTACGCCTCGACCCGCCATAGCCTGAGCTGCGTGATGATCGCCGAGGCCAACGGCCAGATGCAGCGTGACTACTGGTACGACGTCAATCGCCAGGGCCAGTTGCTGGCGGATCCGCAGAGCATTGGCCAGCGTGCGGCCCAGCGCGCGGCGAGCCGGCTGGGTGCCCGTCCGGTGCCGACCTGCGAAGTGCCGGTGCTGTTTTCCGCCGAACTGGCCGGCGGGCTGTTCGGCAGTTTTCTCGGGGCAATCTCCGGCGGCAACCTGTACCGCAAATCTTCGTTCCTTGAAGGCGCTCTGGGCCAGCAGCTGTTTCCCCAGTGGCTGACCATCGACGAGCGGCCGCACCTGATGCGCGCCATGGGCAGTTCGGCGTTCGATGGCGATGGCCTGGCCACCTATGCCAAGCCCTTCGTCAAGGACGGCGAGTTGGTGTCTTATGTGCTCGGCACTTATTCCGGGCGCAAACTGGGCATGCCCAGCACCGCCAATGCCGGCGGCGTGCACAACCTGTTCGTCACCCATGGCGATGAAGATCAGGCTGCGCTGTTGCGGCGCATGGGACGCGGCCTGCTGGTAACCGAGCTGATGGGCCATGGCCTGAACATGGTCACTGGCGACTACTCCCGTGGCGCGGCGGGCTTCTGGGTCGAGAACGGCGAGATCCAGTTCGCGGTGCAGGAAGTGACCATTGCCGGGAATTTGCGCGACATGTTCAAGCAGATCGTGGCCGTGGGCAGCGACCTGGAACTGCGCAGCAACATCCGCACCGGCTCGGTGCTGATCGAACGCATGACCGTCGCCGGCAGCTGACCGGTTCTGTGCCAGCCAAACGCGCCACCTTCCCCGGGTGGCGCGTTTTTTTATGCGCGCAATTCTCGTAGGAGCTGGCTTGCCAGCGAAGGCGTCCTGACGCTCGATACCAGGCTCAAGGGCTCATTCGCCGGCAAGCCGGCTCCTACGAGAGCTGGGCAAAAATCGTACAAGTCAGATTGATTTGATTCTCAATATCATTTAATAATGAAAATCATTATTCAATGAGCCCAGGTCATGAGTTCTGCCTTGCACGAGCAGCCCTACCTCGAAAGCTGGCGCTGGATGAGTCGCCAGATCCGTTGCGCGCTGGAGCCGGATGAGCCGCGTCTGATTGAGCACTACCTGGCCGAAGGGCGATATCTGGCGTGCTGCACCTCCATGTCGGCGTGGACCGTCGCTGAAACTTCCTTCCGTTTATTGATCGATACCGCCACCGATACCGCCTTGCCCTGGCACTGGCGCAGCCTGTGCCTGGACCAGGCCTGGCGCCCATTGCGCGATCTGGAGCGGTTGTCGTTGTGCAAGTGCCGGCTCAAGCGCTGGCAAAGCCATGCCTGGCAGTTGGCGACGGTGTCGCTGCTGCCTTCCATTCCCCTGATTGAACTGATGCAAGGATTTCCCGATGAGTAACTTTCGTATCGAACGTGACAGCATGGGCGAACTGCAGGTCCCGGAGCAGGCGCTGTACGGCGCGCAGACCCAGCGGGCGGTGGATAACTTTCCCATCAGTGGCCAGCGCATGCCGGCAGCCTTCATCCGTGCTCTGATCCTGGCCAAGGCCGCTGCGTGCGGATTTCGGAGCACCGTGACCGGCCGTTTCGGTTGATCGTGACCGGTCATTTCGCTAACGCGTGACCGCTCATTTCGGTAGCAACGTGACCGATTTTCCGCCTGTTCCGAAACAGGTGGTCACGGCTTACCGAAATCGCCGGTCACGACTTAGCGAAAGCCTTCCCCTTCGTTGCGCATGACCTGATGCGCCGCCATCCTCGACCGATTTCGGGAGAGGAAGATGGCGGCGCCGCGAGTAGCCATGCGAAACATCAAAGAATGTCTGCGCCTCAAGTTTGAGGCCGGCTTGTCCCACGAGAAGATTGCCCGTGCCTTGCAGCTGTCCAAGGGCGTGGTTAGCAAGTACATCGCGGCGGCGCGGGTGGCCGGGCTGGACTGGCCGGCGCTGGTGGCCATGGACGAGGCCGCGCTGGCGGCCGCCTTGTTTGCACCGACGTCGACGAACAAGCCGCGCGGTGAGCGAGTGCTGCCCGATGTGCTGAGCATCCACCGCGAGTTGCGACGCAAGGGCGTGACCTTGCAGCTGCTGTGGGAGGAATATCTCGCCGCGCATGCGGGCCAGCCGACCTACCGCTACACCCAGTTCGTCGAGCACTACCGGCGCTACGCCCAGACGCTCAAACGTTCGATGCGTCAGCTGCACCGTGCGGGCGAGAAGCTATTCATCGACTATGCCGGGCCGACGCTGCCGGTGGTCGACCCGGCCACCGGCGAAGTGCGCCGGGCGCACATCTTCGTCGCCGCCCTGGGCGCCTCGAATTACACCTATGCCTGCGCGACGCCAGGCGAAACCCAGGTGGACTGGCTGACCTCGCTGGGCCAGGCTCTGACCTACTTTGGCGGCGTGCCGGAAATGGTTGTGCCGGACAATCCGCGCGCCCTGGTCGCCCAGCCGGATCGCTACGAGCCGGGCCTGAACCGGGCCACGCTGGAGTGCGCGCGTCATTACCAGACGGTGATCCTGCCGGCACGGCCACGCAAGCCTCAGGACAAGGCCAAGGCCGAGGTGGCGGTGCAGGTGGTCGAGCGCTGGATCATGGCGCGGCTGCGCCATCGGCAGTTCTTCAGCCTGCATGCGCTTAACCAGGCCATCGCCGAGCTGCTGGAGGATCTGAATCGGCGCCCGTTCAAGCGGCTCGATGGCTGCCGGCGCGACTGGTTCGAGCGCCTGGATCGCCCGGCCTTGCGAGCGCTGCCGGTGCATCCCTACGAGGTCGCCACCTTCAAGCGCTGCAAGGTCAGCATCGACTACCACATCGAGGTCAATGGCAGCTTCTACAGCGTGCCCTCCGCCCTGGCCCGGCAGAACGTGGACGTGCGACTGACGGCACACACCCTGGAAGTGCTGCATGGCAACCGGCGGGTGGCCAGCCACCTGCTGCTGGGGCGACGCGGCGCTTACAGTACCCAGCGCGAGCACATGCCCGCGGCGCACCAGGCGCATCGCGAATGGACGCCACAACGCCTGCTCGACTGGGGCGCGCGGATCGGCCCCTACACGCGCCAACTGATCGATCACCAACTGACCCACAAGCCGCACCCGGAGATGGGCTACCGCGCCTGCCTCGGCCTGCTCTCGCTGGCCCGGCGCTATGGCAATGCACGCCTGGAAGCCGCTGCCGAACGTGCCGTACACCTGCGCGCCTTCACCGGGCGCAGCGTGCGCAACCTGCTCCAGCAAGGCCTGGATCAACAGCCGCTGCCCCAGCGTGCCGCCGAAACGACCTTACCCGGCGACCACGAGAACGTCCGTGGCGCCGACTACTACCAACCCCCGCAACAGGAGCTGTTCGATGATGCCGCAACACACCCTGAATCAACTGCACCAGCTACGCCTGGAC harbors:
- the rng gene encoding ribonuclease G, with amino-acid sequence MSEEILINITPMESRVAVVENGVLQEVHVERTQRRGIVGNIYKGKVVRVLPGMQAAFVDIGLDRAAFIHASEISTREGTAVESISALVHEGQSLVVQVTKDPIGTKGARLTTQLSIPSRYLVYMPRTAHVGISLKIEDEAERERLKQVVSDCVAQEGIKEAGGFILRTAAEGAGADEILMDIRYLRRLWDQIGAQIKTIGAPNVIYEDLGLALRTLRDLVNPKIEKIRIDSRETFQKTTQFVAELMPEIADRLEHYPGERPIFDLYGVEDEVQRALERKVPLKSGGYLVVDPAEAMTTIDVNTGAFVGHRNLEETIFKTNLEAATAIARQLRLRNLGGIIIIDFIDMEDEEHQRQVLRTLEKQLERDHAKTNIIGITELGLVQMTRKRTRESLEQVLCEPCSSCQGRGKLKTPETICYEIFREILREARAYQAEGYRVLANQKVVDRLLDEESGNVAELEGFIGRTIRFQVETMYSQEQYDVVLL
- a CDS encoding YhdP family protein → MERLIRLFATLTRWGLGLCALLLVVIALYVSLGRELTPLVAEYQAEVEAKVQKAVGLPVQIGSLEGRWSGLSPILLAHDVTVGDGANALRLDQVSVAPDMLGSLLARDLRIGRLELSGLSLSLKEGVDGQWQLQGLPMQQDQPMDPEQLLTRLQQVAELSLLDSQVTLLPQDHAPLALTYVGLNLRTGPSRQRLDLRLTLPDGQPLAVNLRTRIQAQAWRDAQAELYLSLPQSDWSRWLPARVTQQWKLSELKAGGELWLNWAKGGVQSAALRLNAPQLTGAYAERTPVTLKNLALNAFFQRSDQGLQVQLDSLALSLGETRWESRLQLQQTQAGDNREELWHLQADRLDLTPLTPILNALAPLPEGLATTIERLKVSGGLRNVLLDYRPQNTGDQRLSFAANLDRVGFDAYHGAPAARNVSGSISGDLGQGELRMDSKDFSLHLYPIFAKPWQYIQANATLTWKLDQQGFTLIAPYLKVLGEEGKIAGDFLIRLHFDHSQEDYMDLRVGLVEGDGRYTAKYLPQVLSPALDEWLRTAILKGAVDEGFFQYQGSLNHDAIEAARSISLFFKVHDAELAFQPGWPHLSKISGDVFVEDSGVRIVASKGQLLDTKVRDVFVNIPHVASGHSSHMLIDGSFAGGLGDGVKILQEAPIGTASTFAGWQGEGDLQGKLNLDIPLVKGEEPKIVVDFKTDKARLKLSEPSLELSQLKGDFRFDSSKGLSGEGISAQAFDRPVTAQIFADGKPGKPNTRVVAKGQVAIKKLTDWLQVSQPLPVSGELPYQLQLNLDGADSQLMVSSSLKGVAVDLPAPFGMSASTGRNSVFRMTLQGAERRYWFDYGELADFTFAAPSGKFGEGRGELFLGDGAALLPTSKGLRVRGILSELDVEPWKNLVDRYAGKDPGGSAKQLLSSADFKVGTLSAFGTRLDQVNLQLTRQPAAWTLQIDSQQAKGNVGIPDAKAAPMAINMQYVRLPAADPTAQADENAPDPLASVDPKNVPPLDIAIEQLFQGPDLIGRWALKVRPTAKGMSFNSLDLGLKGMQLQGEGGWEGQAGASNSWYRGRIGGKNLADVLKGWGFAPTVTSEDFHLDVDGRWPGSPAWVGLKRYSGSLDATLRKGQFVEVEGGAQALRVFGLLNFNSIGRRLRLDFSDLFGKGLSYDRVRGVLVASNGVYVTREPITLTGPSSNLELNGTLDMVADQVDAKLLVTLPVTNNLPIAALIVGAPAVGGALFLIDKLIGDRVARFASVKYNVKGPWKEPKITFDKPF
- a CDS encoding carbon-nitrogen hydrolase family protein; protein product: MSLAVIQMVSQSDVLANLQQARSLLERAAEGGARLAVLPENFAAMGRRDMAAIGRAEALGEGPILPWLKQTARDLRLWIVAGTLPLPPEHQPDAKSNACSLLVDDQGQWVARYDKLHLFDVDVADNRGRYRESDDYAHGNRVVVADTPVGRVGLTVCYDLRFPELYSELRAAGAELITAPSAFTAVTGAAHWEVLIRARAIETQCYVLAAAQGGVHPGPRETYGHAAIVDPWGRVLAQQDQGEAVLLAERDSSEQASIRARMPVFSHRRIFSQGVQRLA
- the tldD gene encoding metalloprotease TldD, giving the protein MSGLLSSVSEHLLAPGGVTIESLQGVLGDLAGPGIDAADLYFQGQISESWSLEDGIVKEGSFNLDQGVGVRAQSGEKTGFAYSNAITLEALGLAARAARSISRAGQNGTVQAFSTQDVAQLYAPDNPLEVISRAEKVELLKRVDAATRALDPRIQQVSVSMAGVWERILVASTDGGLAADVRPLVRFNVSVIVEQNGRRERGGHGGGGRTDYRYFLSEDRAMGYAREALRQALVNLEAIPAPAGTLPVVLGSGWSGVLLHEAVGHGLEGDFNRKGSSAYSGRMGEMVASRLCTIVDDGTLAGRRGSLSVDDEGTPTECTTLIENGVLKGYMQDKLNARLMGVARTGNGRRESYAHLPMPRMTNTYMLGGESDPAEIIASVKKGIYCANLGGGQVDITSGKFVFSTSEAYLIEDGKITAPVKGATLIGNGPEAMSRVSMVGNDLSLDSGVGTCGKDGQSVPVGVGQPTLKIDAITVGGTGA
- the yjgA gene encoding ribosome biogenesis factor YjgA translates to MVDSYDDSLDGEKSKSQVKRELHALVDLGERLTTLKPDLLNKLPLTDALRRALADAPKHVAHIARKRHLQFIGKLMRDQDTDAILQLLDQLDASTRQYNERFHNLERWRDRLIGGGDDVLEKFVNEYPDADRQQLRSLIRQAQHEVAHNKAPASSRKIFKYIRELDETQRGLR
- the pmbA gene encoding metalloprotease PmbA — its product is MSAAQSVGPQALPALQEQVEQIVAEAKRQGASACEVAVSLEQGLSTSVRQREVETVEFNRDQGFGITLYVGQRKGSASTSASGPEAIRETVAAALAIAKHTSEDEASGLADASLMAKDLPDFDLFHAWDITPEQAIEQALACEAAAFAADSRIKNADGTTLSTHQGCRVYGNSHGFIGGYASTRHSLSCVMIAEANGQMQRDYWYDVNRQGQLLADPQSIGQRAAQRAASRLGARPVPTCEVPVLFSAELAGGLFGSFLGAISGGNLYRKSSFLEGALGQQLFPQWLTIDERPHLMRAMGSSAFDGDGLATYAKPFVKDGELVSYVLGTYSGRKLGMPSTANAGGVHNLFVTHGDEDQAALLRRMGRGLLVTELMGHGLNMVTGDYSRGAAGFWVENGEIQFAVQEVTIAGNLRDMFKQIVAVGSDLELRSNIRTGSVLIERMTVAGS
- a CDS encoding FagA protein, which translates into the protein MSSALHEQPYLESWRWMSRQIRCALEPDEPRLIEHYLAEGRYLACCTSMSAWTVAETSFRLLIDTATDTALPWHWRSLCLDQAWRPLRDLERLSLCKCRLKRWQSHAWQLATVSLLPSIPLIELMQGFPDE